CGGTCCTCACTGAAACGCTCGACAATGTCGAGGCCGCCATCTTCCTGTTGGGGCTGAACGGCCGGATCGTCTTTGTGAATGAGCTGGCGCGCACCATGCTCGACGAGGGCGCGCTGCTGCATGAGCGGCGAGGAGCGTTGGCGGCGGTCGCGCCCGACGCACAGCGCTTGCTCCGCGAGCTCGTGGTCGCGGCCGAGAGCGGCGACCTGGCGGCTGGAAGCCGTGGCGCAGCGATACCGCTTTCGGATTCGCCCTCGCGCCGCTGGTTCGCGCATGTCTTGCCTCTGACGGCAGGCGACCGCCAGCGGGCCGGCGCGCTGCATTCGGCGGTGGCGGCGGTGTTCGTTCGCAAGACATCGCCGGCCAGCCCGCCGCCGCTGGAAGCGCTGGGAAAGCTGTACAGCCTCACAGCCAGCGAAATCCGCGTGCTCGACGGCATCATGAAGGTGAGCGGTGTGCAGGCTTTGGCCGATCTCCTCGGGTTGTCGCAGGCGACGGTGAAAACCCACCTGCATAACGTTTTCCGCAAGACCGGCACCGCGCGGCAGAGCGAACTGGTAAAGCTGATTGCCGGCTTCGAACGGCCGGCGACCGATTGATCTTCAGCGGAAGCTGGTCCGCCCACGCATTAGCTTGCCCAGTTCTCGCGGAATTCCGGAAACAGCGTCAGGCCTCCGCAGGCGTAGATGGTCTGCCCGGTGATGTAGCTCGCTTCGTCCGAGGCGAGGAAGGCGAACACGGCGGCGATCTCCTCCGGCGTGCCGACCCGGCCGAGCGGAATGTGGCTGGTGACCACGCCTCGCTTTTCGGGATCGCCGGTCCAGGCCGCGTTGATCGGCGTGTCGATCGCGCCGGGGCCGACCGCGTTGACGCGGATGCCGCGGCCGGCGAATTCCAGCGCGAGCGTGCGCGTCAGATTGGCCATGCCGCCCTTGCTGATTGAATAAGCGAGATAGCCGGGCTTGGGAATGATCTGGTGAACGCTGGAGCAGTTGATGATGCTGCCGCCGCCACCGCGCGCGACGAAATGCGCGAGCGCCTTCTGCGCGCAGAGCACGGCGCCGTTGAGATTGACGTCGATGATGCGGCGATAGGTGTCGATGTCGAGCGCTTCGCTCGGCGATTCCCGCTGGAAGCCGGCATTGTTGACCAGACAGTCGAGGCGCTTGAAGCGCGCCAAAACCGTCTCGAACATCGCAGCGACCTCCTGCTCGTTGCTGACGTCGGCCTTGACGACGATATGATCGAGCTTGCCGTGACCGCGGTCGCTCGAAGCCGTTCGTGCCAGCGCCAGCGACTCTTCAGCCTTTTCGGGATGGTCGGCATAATTGATGGCGACGGTCGCGCCCTCCTGGGCGAGCCGAAAGGCAACGGCGCGGCCGATGCCTTGCGAGGCGCCGGTCACCAGCGCGTATTGGCCGACGAGGCGCGAAGCAAAAGGGGGTGAGCGGTCGGTCTGTGGCATGAGCTTTCTCCGGGATGCTTCATCATGGATGGAACAGGCTTTTTGTTCCATCCCGTCAGCGCATCTCTGGGATTCATTCCGCGCGGCGCGCGAGGGGCGAGGTCAGGATCTGGTAGAGGATGATGGCGCCGAAGGTCGCAGTGCCGATGCCGCCGATCGTGAAGGCGCCGAATTTCAGCGTGAGGTCGCCGGCGCCCGCGGTCAGCGCCACGGCAACGGTGATCAGATTCGCCGGATTTGCAAAGTCGACCTTGTTCTCGACCCAGATCCGCCCGGCCATCGCCGCGATCAAGCCGAACAGCACGATCGAGAGGCCGCCGATGACGGGGCCCGGGATCGACAGGATCAGCGCGCCGAATTTCGGCGAGAAGCCGAGCAGGATCGACACCGTGGCCGCGAACGCAAACAGCAAGGTCGAATAGACCTTCGTCGCCGCCATGACACCGATGTTCTCGGCATAGGTGGTGACGCCGGTGCCGCCGCCGCAGGCCGCGACGATCGTCGCAAGGCTGTCGGCGAACAAAGCGCGGCCGAGATAGGCATCGAGGCTCCGGCCCGTCATAGCGCCCACGGCCTTGATGTGACCGAGGTTCTCGGCGACGAGGATGACCGCGACCGGCGCG
This is a stretch of genomic DNA from Bradyrhizobium sp. CB2312. It encodes these proteins:
- a CDS encoding helix-turn-helix transcriptional regulator, producing MTSEASTLSDLIGDIYDAALDPTLWLRALERSCNFIGGSSAVLYWHDVASESSAALHLFNDDPHYTRLYFEKYMPMNPVFPAATFIESGLIYTPTDIVPEAELFDTRFHREWVQPQGITDVVCVNLEKGTTSSSVLNIRRDETHGIVDDAVRQQAALLVPHFQRAVAIGRLFDQRKTAQAVLTETLDNVEAAIFLLGLNGRIVFVNELARTMLDEGALLHERRGALAAVAPDAQRLLRELVVAAESGDLAAGSRGAAIPLSDSPSRRWFAHVLPLTAGDRQRAGALHSAVAAVFVRKTSPASPPPLEALGKLYSLTASEIRVLDGIMKVSGVQALADLLGLSQATVKTHLHNVFRKTGTARQSELVKLIAGFERPATD
- a CDS encoding glucose 1-dehydrogenase; this encodes MPQTDRSPPFASRLVGQYALVTGASQGIGRAVAFRLAQEGATVAINYADHPEKAEESLALARTASSDRGHGKLDHIVVKADVSNEQEVAAMFETVLARFKRLDCLVNNAGFQRESPSEALDIDTYRRIIDVNLNGAVLCAQKALAHFVARGGGGSIINCSSVHQIIPKPGYLAYSISKGGMANLTRTLALEFAGRGIRVNAVGPGAIDTPINAAWTGDPEKRGVVTSHIPLGRVGTPEEIAAVFAFLASDEASYITGQTIYACGGLTLFPEFRENWAS